In the Diadema setosum chromosome 11, eeDiaSeto1, whole genome shotgun sequence genome, TGACTTGAAGGTGAAAATCAGAAGCCCATCAGGTCAGTTGTACATGGTTGCCATTTTTggcagttatttttttttctttcaggcaagttaaaatttgaaaattgaggATTCTACCTGTCCGATGGGCAAGTGATGGAAAAAGTTAATGTAGGAGCCCTGGAATTGGGCGACAAGCTTTGAGAGCAGAATTCAGTCACGATGAGTGACTGAACATTATGAGAGGTTTCATCCTGTATACAATACATCATTCAGccttcttaacccgttgaggacgagtcccgagtatactcgggcaggtgtctatgggaaatgcgtgttgtagcaaaatcagtccgtcctcaacaggttaatttctttttcattctgtttATAGTTACATGGTATTACAACATGGTATTTAGATTGGACAAAACACTAagaattcatatttcttttgttgtctTTTGTATTTTACAGTAACAAAGCTGATGCCAAATGAGGTGACTATGTAAGTTTTTTGGGGCAGGTACACGTGCagcatctttcttcttcttcctcctcctcctcctcctcctcccccccccccccctcttcttctttctctccttcctgtCCAAATATTCCAGCTCGTCTTTCTCGCCACTGGATATGTGGTATCGAATCTGGCTCTATGTGTACTTTACCTGGTTCCGACCAATGTTCAAGTGGGCACTGAGGCGCGCCACTGGCAAGTGCGAGCTGCTGCGCATCTGCTGTGGCAACCACTCCAAAGGGGGTCGCAAGACCAGAGCAGTTGGTGAGTTTGAGGTTGTTTGCATTCatacctacaatgtatgtgaactTTTAATTCTCATATATCACTGCATCTTTCAgataattatgtgtgtatatgtacagtatattttctatttatttctctcattttttttccccacggggggggggggggggaggtggtgaTGTTACTGGTTGATGGCTTcctcaaaagaaaaagatactGTAGATGATTCTTGCCCACCTACAAGAAGAAGGTATGTGACAGTAGATTATCTTAGAGTGGTCAATATTTTGTGGTGTTTCCCATTTGTGTAGGCCAGCCGCAATCACAATCAtggtatgtacagtgtatgccaTACAGTGAGACATAAGCTTCAGAAAGAAGcattattgtactgtatgtggcATTCATCAAAAACATTATGGGTGCATATCTTTTTCAAAGAAAGCAACCTGTGCATCATACTTTCTGTTCTGCCAACTCAGTTGATATTTCTACACTGTACTTGCCCACCAGCATAACCAGGAATGGTGATTTGGAATGTGATGTTGTAACGTGGAGAGTTTTCCTATGAGATAGTGGAAGTATCCATTTTGTAGGATATTCTGTGAGTATTTTACCCCTGATAGTATGTTCAGAAAGAGTCATCTGATAGGATGTGTAGATGCAGGTTTTAAAGCTTGAATGTGTATGGATGGTTATGATTATTAAAATATGGATTATATTAGTTATCATAATGTGGATTATACCATGCAAGTGCACCTGTACATCTGTCTCGCCTCTCAGAAAAATCCCTGCGCCAATCCCATCTGGGCTCGCTCCAGAGACTCGCAACCGATGATGACCTCAACATATTCGAGGCTGTCAAGTATGTGATGACGGTCAAGAACATAGACCCCAAGATTTACCCAGAGTGAGTCAGAGTTTtggaattaaagggatggtatagtatttgttgaggtgaggattcagccaTAAATtctttgcaagatacttagaaacctaTTTGTagaatgttaaagagcatacaatctaaattcaaagttcatttgatgaaaatgggttttgaagtggctgagatatccaaaaacaaagtaaaacaaagcaatcctaataaaaagtgggtcccaccttttagttggattgttttgttttggatatttcagccatttcaaaactaattttcatcaaataaactttgaattcatcttagaattatatgctcatTCCATAtctcataaaaggtttctcattatatatataaaaaaaaaattatcataaaaaaagtTGGATACCTGAAGTCCCATCCCAAATGAAACCTTACCATTCCTTTAatctgttgattattactttcattatttatttatttacatgtatctattttcttttctttctttttttttttggggggggggttgcaatcAGTAACATCTCATGTTCTGTATAAACGCAGCATGGAAAGAGTACactgtttaaagggactgtacagtactggttgaggtggggattcatattttgagcattcctaagtgagataatgaaaagcctcttatgaaatgtgaaagagcatgtaattttaagaaggattcaacatttatttgatgaaaattggttttcaaatggctgagatatcccaaaaagtgctaataataaaaggtgacatgccacaactttattaggatctctttgtttcaccttgcttttgggtatctcagccatttcaaaactgattttcatcgaataaacttttgataccccttagaattgcatgctctttgacatctcatatagagtggtttctgaatatctcgcaaaacgttaaaagctaaatcctcacctcgaccagaactgtacacaccctttaatgtttGTGATCTGAATTTCTTGTGCATATTGGAAACTGTTGAAAGGACTCGGCATTTAGACATCATGTTAGATCACCCAGCTCTGACagtcatgattttcttttttgtttcctgCTTTCCTCAAAACTTTGTCTGATCTATGCTCGTGAAGTCACTGCGATTGGAGCTTTTATAGTTTCCCCTGTGAGTTTGATCCATGTTTTCATCTTATTAGAATGAGTGTATGAATTTCTATTGTGCAGGAAAAAGCTAATCAAATGAACAATGTCTCTCTGCTGTGTCCAGCTTTTCTCCAACTCTGCAAAGCTCCCTCAAACAAATATGTGGCTACAATGCATTGGTGAAGGAAATCGAAGCCctgaagaaagagaaatacTCCACAGCGAATCCAGCACACGAACAGGATTTGTTGAAGGTAAGCCCCTGCACTACCTTATGTGCCTGCCAAGAAAATCCAAGGTTGTTCTCAGAATGTGAGTAACATTATGTAACAGGAGAAGCTTTTGGCTCATGAGTCAAAAGCTCGAGGTCCTGTGGTGATGCGGTAAAAGCAGCTGTCAAAAATATTCCAAGGTCATGGGTTCATGCCTAAGCCAAGACATGTTCTGAGTGCACTTTTGATCCGCATTGCCTTCCTTCACACAACATTATACACTACTCCAAGCAAACCTTGTTGGGAATGtaatctcttctctctctcacacacacatacacgcacacacacacacacacacacgcacacacacacacacacacacacacacacacacaatctatctttctgtctgtctctttttttctttctttttttggcacCGAAAAGTGTAACATCATGTCACAATGCACTTCAAAGCATGCCATGAATATGTGTACATATTGTTTGCAGATGACCAATGATGAACATGCTATATGTATTCATGATATTTGAATATTATCACACAGTTATTGACCTAGAAGTgctttctcctttttctcttgtAGTTATGGCGATTACTGAAGCCAAATGACAAGCTTGAGAAGAGAACCTGTAAACAGTGGGGAGAGATCGGTTTCCAAGGCGATGACCCGGCAACTGATTTCAGAGGAATGGGTAAGTCTGAGCTGCCAGGTTTCTCTGATTGAAGGGGGCTCCTTTaacatttctttatattctgATAAGATAATAATCTATGCGCCATTTATTCTAATTTTTCGCAAATCTGGAccatttcaacatttttatgaGTGGTTAAATAGTGCAATTGTGGTGTACACAGCAGTTGATGTAAAAGATGTAAGTGTGAACGTTGCATTAAAGGGAGGAtcagaattaattttttttgtgtgtttctgaaTTTACAAATAGAACCCAATTCTTGAAGGACATGAAAATACAAACCTCACAAAGTATAATGTGTATAAGGTGTACAAGTCTTTCCGAGGTGGGAACTCCTTTTGCTTGTCGAGATTCATGTAATGCACAAGTGTGGGCAGCCCTGGGAAGTATGTGGAAACAATTGCTATCCAAGGGGGTAATGGTGTGAACATGCCTTGGCAGGTTATTCAAGAATATTATATGCATCCTCTGAGATTAAACAAAATGAGGACTAGTTTGTAGAGGAAATTGTTTGTAAGGTGTTTGTATATGTACAAACAAAGGAACAATATGTTGAGATCAGTTGgtaaaaatttatttttatcagTGGCACTTCATAGCTCCTGACTTTCATTCAAGCACCAGTATAAGTTTAGTGATTAATTGTACTTAAAATTTTTGATTTTTCATGTGCAGTTGATTATGCTGGATTTGTGTAAGAAACTGGGTCACTGAGGCAAGATTGTGTCATTGAAATTTTTTGGTTTATGTTTTCCCATATCCTTTTGAGAACACAttgtttgcttcattttttgtttgtttaacttTCATAGTTTCTCTGTAGCTCTACATGCGGAGTTAGTCATATCTTActtcatgtttatttttctctttctaatTTGTCTTGATACTTCCAGGTGTGCTGGGACTTCAAAACCTTTTGTAAGTATCATGGATATTTTCCCTGTCATTGTACCAGCTTGACAATAAGGAGATAGAGTTTGTCCAAATACATGATTAAAGGGAAAATGTGACATAATTTATTTTTGCAATAGTCAAAGAATCTTTGTTATAGCTCTTGAGACTGCTCATGTgacttttgtaatttttgttttcacagatTGCAGCAATTATACATTAGAAAGAAATGATTGATcatttgctagtttgtttgtttgtatgttctaTAAGTTCATGTGAAAGTTTGTCACACCTTGTTTTGCAGACAAACTGAAATGACTAAACAAATtttagtacagtgcactcctgttataacgaacacagctataatgaaattctggttacaatgaagtaaaaattcaggccgcaaaatTATCCActctgttttttattgtttatttgttccgttataatgaaaatttgatatagtgaaagaaaactgcctttGGACTTTGTTATTATGGGAGCCCACTGTAGTGAATTTTCACGTTAATTAAGTGCTCCAATTGGTAATTCAATCCTCATCTACTCTTTGTAGTTCTTAGTTGCTAGGCATTAGCTTTCATGTCAAAGTTAAATGTGCATGTATCCACTGATGTGCTTTGTCTAACAGTCACATCATcagcaattgaaaaaaaaaaatctttgaggGAATGAAGAGGTCGCTGAATAAATAACCTGGCATGTGTCAGTTAAGTACATGGGTACATGAAGGggataatgcattttttttctctctctccttctgcGATTCCTTTAGGTTTTTTGCTGAGAACTACAATGGTGTGGCGCGGCAAGTGTTGACACACTCTCAACACCCCACACTGTGGTAAGTGTCCTTGTGCCTCCAACTTCCCCACAGTGTCATTACTGAAAGTTTAcacaaatgatatatatattttttttttctactttaaATATTGATGTTGACATTCAATTtacacattgtttacacattgctgtttgtttgttttttaagtacttctgacattttagtGCATTGCATGAGAAACAAGTGTACACTATGTTTTTGATGTGACTAGTGTGATGTACTAAGTAGTAATTGCCAGGCAAGAAATTCTCAAATTTTCCACACTGACTTATTGAAGGAATTGTATCCCCTGTGCAGAGATAGGTATTTGTTGTCAGGtaatatgtctgtgtgtgtgcatctcaatagatcaaattcaaattcaaattcaaattgatttcacatgctaaaaagaaaaacaacacgATGGGCCCACATATTACGCATGGTTCCATGAGATTTGCTCCTgggacaattgctcccatgaaatatctgcacactaagacaaacataaattctacccacaaacataccCTAGCCCTAATcccaatcctaatcctcacatcaagcCTAACCTAAAACCCTATTACAATGCTAACCCCAAgaccttggagaaaataagaccggggCGATTGtcaaccctatcacaaccctaacctagTGAACCCTATTTTTATAAGTCCTTTGAGAAGATTAGACCTGAGCAATTGTCGCATGAGTAAATGTCGAGTTACATTATACCCATATTCTTGCTGTGTCCATTAGGTACTCCTATGCCGTGGTCGGTATCAACCTGACCAGCATGACGTATCATCTTCTCCGAGATGGAGCACTCAGGGACTACTTCTACCACTCCATTACCGGCCAGCCATCCATCTACCACTTCCACAAAGTCTACTGTGAGTATGGTGTCTTTAAATCCATcacaattttccttttttttctgtgctccCAAGGGGCACTGGAGGCATAACTTAATTTATCATAAGTGCCCTTTCCCTGTAATCATAAATTTATGCCACCTCATTGAAGACAGAGTATAGTTGATGATAAAAATATATCCATATGTCTTTTCATTCTTGTTCATGTCCACATATTTCCACACTAGTGCATGTGTATACATTGTTTCCATTCTACTTATGTTATTTGAAAATCAAGAAATCAGAGATTACTTGTTACTACATTTCTTTTCTGCCACCTTAACTCTCTGTGGCACCTAAAGGCCGCAACTTGCTATGCTTTGTCATTTAGCAATCAGTCAATTTCTCCACATTTTACCTAATTGTTGGTTAACCAGCCAGCTTGGGCATTGAAATGTTCCTCAGTCCAACAGTAAGGCCACGGTGACACAATAGGAACTAAGTAGATAagataatctctattcattggcAGTTAGTTTACCAGACATCTGTGCCAGTCtgtggttaaagggatggtacagtattggtggagatgagaattgggcttttaactttttgcgagataccaagaaaacacttataatggtacagagcataccattttaagaggaattcaaagttcatttgatgaaaatcgggtttggaatgactgaaacatccaaaaacaaagtaaaacaaagcgatcataatgaaaggtgggtcccacactttattagaatcactctgttttggatatctcagccatttcaaaaccaattttcatcaaataaatgttgaattcctcatggaattacatgctctttcatatttcataagaggtttctcattatctcacaaaaaatgttagaaacctgaaattaggtctcaaacaaaactatacgatccctttaaagcactCAAGTGGATGTGCTAGTACTGGTAGGCAACTAAAGAGCAGTAAGAGTTAATATTCcatttatcatttctttcgCCTCCAGGCTACATCTTCAGCGAGTTTGATCGCTTCTGGTTCGCCTCCAAACCCAAGAGTGTGATGGAGTTTGGGAGCATCAGAGACAAGTTTGAGAAGAAGTTTCTGGAAACTCTGAAGGACAACCAGCTACAGGCTGTCCTCCAGAATAACTACACGTGGACATGAAGTGTGAGCTAGCTGGACCAGTTTCTTAATGTATTCAGATTTGATGCATGTAATTACCCTTCAGCCAGTGTTCATTCGTACATCCAcaacatttttatgcctccgccacgaagtggtgccggaggcattatgttttcgggttgtccgtccgtccgccgtccgtccttccgtccgtccgtccgtccttccgtccgtccgtccgtccgtccgtccgtccttccgtccgtccgtaatgaattttgtggacaaggtaactatcgaaacctgttgaggtatcctaatgaaacttggcatgtatgtgtattagggggtgaagttgtgcctatcaacttttgggtacacatgctcaaggtcaaaggtcaaaaggtcaaggtcaaatacataaaatttcactatttccaccatatctattgaatgcctgaagatattttcttgaaacttagtgtatacatgtattacccaattaagattctctggtgaaagtttgggtcatgaggtcaaagttcaaaggtcaaaaggtcaagtaaaaatattaaaacttctttttttttctccgtaccttggaaaattgttcaaggtatcttcatggaacatagtatatacatgtactgactggaagtgattatctagagaatgtagggttcatggggtcaaaggttaggggtcaaaggtcaagtgcaacacttcaaaattttactattaccctcatatttatgcaatgccagcagggttatttttttacgcttggtgtatgcatgtgtaacctaatagaaattctctggaaagttttttttttctctttttgcctcaaaggtcaaaaggtcaaagatcaagtgaaagtgctgaactaactttttcctccatatctcggaagtggctcaagttaccttgaaacttggtacatattatgcatgttctacctgaaagtaattatcttatgaattttagggtcaagggccagatgaaaatggtaacaatttactattcaattcagaaatttcactttttctccacacctgtaccttgaaaattactcaatgcctaaatgtatgaatgggtcaaagtcaagttaaagtccttaaatccctagatactgtacatgctctcttattcatccaattaaacctaggtcaaggaaggtgaacattcaacacatttgtgacaaacttgtcattccaatattatgccaattttgtgaaaatgtaatcacacagtgtccacatgtactatcta is a window encoding:
- the LOC140235206 gene encoding ELMO domain-containing protein 2-like; its protein translation is MWYRIWLYVYFTWFRPMFKWALRRATGKCELLRICCGNHSKGGRKTRAVEKSLRQSHLGSLQRLATDDDLNIFEAVKYVMTVKNIDPKIYPDFSPTLQSSLKQICGYNALVKEIEALKKEKYSTANPAHEQDLLKLWRLLKPNDKLEKRTCKQWGEIGFQGDDPATDFRGMGVLGLQNLLFFAENYNGVARQVLTHSQHPTLWYSYAVVGINLTSMTYHLLRDGALRDYFYHSITGQPSIYHFHKVYCYIFSEFDRFWFASKPKSVMEFGSIRDKFEKKFLETLKDNQLQAVLQNNYTWT